A single window of Gadus morhua chromosome 22, gadMor3.0, whole genome shotgun sequence DNA harbors:
- the LOC115535782 gene encoding nuclear inhibitor of protein phosphatase 1-like isoform X3, with protein MNNSSQSTLVCSLFKHNRHMFMNGLQSPRSCRVGLPRFPRIPRESIRGRSKMAADTSTNTPPFECPTWAGKPPPGLHLDVVKGDKLKLIIDEKKFYLFGRNPDLCDFTTDHQSCSRVHSALVYHRHLKRVFLIDLNSTHGTFLGQIRLEPHKPQQVPIDTTVSFGASTRAYTLREKPQSQPGSGLGTEAKAGGGKGEEEEQQQEEVLKGLLGLPQEETELENLTEFNTAHNKRISTLSIEEGNRDVPRPKRRRRSSRVSFSEDDEVINPEDVDPSVGRFRNMIQTAVVPIKKRKLSDPVEPPGSEDAVGHRTRPFSPRAAGGLYGDLPPTSNEALNPAALALGGPTVLGSVPNLAPEVDLSPVSARPPIRRDTAAPASVPTHTPGPYAAEAFNEPRKKKYAKEAWPGKKPTPSLLI; from the exons ATGAATAACTCTTCACAAAGCACTCTGgtttgttctttatttaagcACAATCGTCACATGTTTATGAATGGACTACAATCCCCACGCAGCTGTCGTGTTGGTCTGCCTCGCTTTCCCAGAATTCCAAGGGAGAGTATTCGAGGCCGGTCGaaaatggcagcagacactAGCACGAACACACCTCCTTTTGAATGCCCGACATG GGCGGGAAAGCCTCCTCCTGGCCTCCACTTGGATGTGGTGAAAGGAGACAAGCTG AAGCTGATTATCGACGAGAAGAAGTTCTACTTATTCGGGAGGAACCCAGACTTGTGTGACTTCACAACAGACCACCAGTCCTGTTCACGGGTCCACTCTGCACTGGTCTACCACCGCCATCTGAAGAGGGTCTTCCTTATAGACCTCAACAGCA CGCACGGCACCTTCTTGGGTCAGATCCGCCTGGAGCCCCACAAGCCCCAGCAGGTGCCCATCGACACCACCGTGTCCTTCGGGGCGTCCACGCGCGCATACACCCTCAGGGAGAAGCCCCAGAGCCAGCCTGGCAGCGGACTGGGCACCGAGGCCAAGgctggaggaggaaaaggagaggaggaggagcagcagcaggaggaggtgctgaaaGGCCTGCTGGGCTTGCCTCAAGAGGAGACTGAGTTAGAG AATCTGACAGAGTTCAACACGGCCCACAACAAGCGCATCTCCACGCTGAGCATCGAGGAGGGCAACCGGGACGTACCCCGccccaagaggaggaggaggagctcccgTGTCTCCTTCAGCGAAGACGACGAGGTCATTAACCCAG AGGACGTGGACCCCAGTGTTGGACGCTTCCGCAACATGATACAGACGGCTGTGGTCCCCATCAAG AAGAGAAAGCTGAGTGACCCAGTGGAGCCCCCAGGCTCAGAGGACGCCGTTGGTCACAGGACACGCCCCTTCTCCCCCCGGGCCGCTGGGGGTCTGTACGGGGACCTCCCCCCGACCAGCAACGAGGCCCTCAACCCCGCAGCCCTGGCCCTGGGAGGGCCCACCGTTCTGGGCAGCGTCCCCAACCTGGCCCCTGAGGTGGATCTGAGCCCCGTCTCAGCACGCCCTCCAATCAGGCGGGACACGGCCGCACCCGCGTCCgtgcccacgcacacacccggACCTTACGCCGCGGAGGCGTTCAACGAACCGCGCAAAAAGAAATACGCCAAAGAGGCGTGGCCAGGGAAGAAGCCAACTCCTTCACTCCTTATATAG
- the LOC115535782 gene encoding nuclear inhibitor of protein phosphatase 1-like isoform X2: MNNSSQSTLVCSLFKHNRHMFMNGLQSPRSCRVGLPRFPRIPRESIRGRSKMAADTSTNTPPFECPTWAGKPPPGLHLDVVKGDKLVELIIDEKKFYLFGRNPDLCDFTTDHQSCSRVHSALVYHRHLKRVFLIDLNSTHGTFLGQIRLEPHKPQQVPIDTTVSFGASTRAYTLREKPQSQPGSGLGTEAKAGGGKGEEEEQQQEEVLKGLLGLPQEETELENLTEFNTAHNKRISTLSIEEGNRDVPRPKRRRRSSRVSFSEDDEVINPEDVDPSVGRFRNMIQTAVVPIKKRKLSDPVEPPGSEDAVGHRTRPFSPRAAGGLYGDLPPTSNEALNPAALALGGPTVLGSVPNLAPEVDLSPVSARPPIRRDTAAPASVPTHTPGPYAAEAFNEPRKKKYAKEAWPGKKPTPSLLI, encoded by the exons ATGAATAACTCTTCACAAAGCACTCTGgtttgttctttatttaagcACAATCGTCACATGTTTATGAATGGACTACAATCCCCACGCAGCTGTCGTGTTGGTCTGCCTCGCTTTCCCAGAATTCCAAGGGAGAGTATTCGAGGCCGGTCGaaaatggcagcagacactAGCACGAACACACCTCCTTTTGAATGCCCGACATG GGCGGGAAAGCCTCCTCCTGGCCTCCACTTGGATGTGGTGAAAGGAGACAAGCTGGTagag CTGATTATCGACGAGAAGAAGTTCTACTTATTCGGGAGGAACCCAGACTTGTGTGACTTCACAACAGACCACCAGTCCTGTTCACGGGTCCACTCTGCACTGGTCTACCACCGCCATCTGAAGAGGGTCTTCCTTATAGACCTCAACAGCA CGCACGGCACCTTCTTGGGTCAGATCCGCCTGGAGCCCCACAAGCCCCAGCAGGTGCCCATCGACACCACCGTGTCCTTCGGGGCGTCCACGCGCGCATACACCCTCAGGGAGAAGCCCCAGAGCCAGCCTGGCAGCGGACTGGGCACCGAGGCCAAGgctggaggaggaaaaggagaggaggaggagcagcagcaggaggaggtgctgaaaGGCCTGCTGGGCTTGCCTCAAGAGGAGACTGAGTTAGAG AATCTGACAGAGTTCAACACGGCCCACAACAAGCGCATCTCCACGCTGAGCATCGAGGAGGGCAACCGGGACGTACCCCGccccaagaggaggaggaggagctcccgTGTCTCCTTCAGCGAAGACGACGAGGTCATTAACCCAG AGGACGTGGACCCCAGTGTTGGACGCTTCCGCAACATGATACAGACGGCTGTGGTCCCCATCAAG AAGAGAAAGCTGAGTGACCCAGTGGAGCCCCCAGGCTCAGAGGACGCCGTTGGTCACAGGACACGCCCCTTCTCCCCCCGGGCCGCTGGGGGTCTGTACGGGGACCTCCCCCCGACCAGCAACGAGGCCCTCAACCCCGCAGCCCTGGCCCTGGGAGGGCCCACCGTTCTGGGCAGCGTCCCCAACCTGGCCCCTGAGGTGGATCTGAGCCCCGTCTCAGCACGCCCTCCAATCAGGCGGGACACGGCCGCACCCGCGTCCgtgcccacgcacacacccggACCTTACGCCGCGGAGGCGTTCAACGAACCGCGCAAAAAGAAATACGCCAAAGAGGCGTGGCCAGGGAAGAAGCCAACTCCTTCACTCCTTATATAG
- the LOC115535782 gene encoding nuclear inhibitor of protein phosphatase 1-like isoform X1, protein MNNSSQSTLVCSLFKHNRHMFMNGLQSPRSCRVGLPRFPRIPRESIRGRSKMAADTSTNTPPFECPTWAGKPPPGLHLDVVKGDKLVEKLIIDEKKFYLFGRNPDLCDFTTDHQSCSRVHSALVYHRHLKRVFLIDLNSTHGTFLGQIRLEPHKPQQVPIDTTVSFGASTRAYTLREKPQSQPGSGLGTEAKAGGGKGEEEEQQQEEVLKGLLGLPQEETELENLTEFNTAHNKRISTLSIEEGNRDVPRPKRRRRSSRVSFSEDDEVINPEDVDPSVGRFRNMIQTAVVPIKKRKLSDPVEPPGSEDAVGHRTRPFSPRAAGGLYGDLPPTSNEALNPAALALGGPTVLGSVPNLAPEVDLSPVSARPPIRRDTAAPASVPTHTPGPYAAEAFNEPRKKKYAKEAWPGKKPTPSLLI, encoded by the exons ATGAATAACTCTTCACAAAGCACTCTGgtttgttctttatttaagcACAATCGTCACATGTTTATGAATGGACTACAATCCCCACGCAGCTGTCGTGTTGGTCTGCCTCGCTTTCCCAGAATTCCAAGGGAGAGTATTCGAGGCCGGTCGaaaatggcagcagacactAGCACGAACACACCTCCTTTTGAATGCCCGACATG GGCGGGAAAGCCTCCTCCTGGCCTCCACTTGGATGTGGTGAAAGGAGACAAGCTGGTagag AAGCTGATTATCGACGAGAAGAAGTTCTACTTATTCGGGAGGAACCCAGACTTGTGTGACTTCACAACAGACCACCAGTCCTGTTCACGGGTCCACTCTGCACTGGTCTACCACCGCCATCTGAAGAGGGTCTTCCTTATAGACCTCAACAGCA CGCACGGCACCTTCTTGGGTCAGATCCGCCTGGAGCCCCACAAGCCCCAGCAGGTGCCCATCGACACCACCGTGTCCTTCGGGGCGTCCACGCGCGCATACACCCTCAGGGAGAAGCCCCAGAGCCAGCCTGGCAGCGGACTGGGCACCGAGGCCAAGgctggaggaggaaaaggagaggaggaggagcagcagcaggaggaggtgctgaaaGGCCTGCTGGGCTTGCCTCAAGAGGAGACTGAGTTAGAG AATCTGACAGAGTTCAACACGGCCCACAACAAGCGCATCTCCACGCTGAGCATCGAGGAGGGCAACCGGGACGTACCCCGccccaagaggaggaggaggagctcccgTGTCTCCTTCAGCGAAGACGACGAGGTCATTAACCCAG AGGACGTGGACCCCAGTGTTGGACGCTTCCGCAACATGATACAGACGGCTGTGGTCCCCATCAAG AAGAGAAAGCTGAGTGACCCAGTGGAGCCCCCAGGCTCAGAGGACGCCGTTGGTCACAGGACACGCCCCTTCTCCCCCCGGGCCGCTGGGGGTCTGTACGGGGACCTCCCCCCGACCAGCAACGAGGCCCTCAACCCCGCAGCCCTGGCCCTGGGAGGGCCCACCGTTCTGGGCAGCGTCCCCAACCTGGCCCCTGAGGTGGATCTGAGCCCCGTCTCAGCACGCCCTCCAATCAGGCGGGACACGGCCGCACCCGCGTCCgtgcccacgcacacacccggACCTTACGCCGCGGAGGCGTTCAACGAACCGCGCAAAAAGAAATACGCCAAAGAGGCGTGGCCAGGGAAGAAGCCAACTCCTTCACTCCTTATATAG
- the LOC115535784 gene encoding replication protein A 32 kDa subunit-like isoform X2, which produces MWDNKGHKLSQHNAGEKGAGITRASLQILPCTVSQLLSSTKVDSYVVGGREVSQASIVGVVRRSQPFENHIQYRVDDMTGPPVDVTLWVNTEAADPSLSCDGSPGTYVKVVGTLRGSEVGGSPWKPVHDKYPSSRLSTIQTEVLHVVSKCCGHEGISLDDIKTKLDYLSLPTIRRSLEFLMKEGNVFTTIDEQHFKSSG; this is translated from the exons ATGTGGGATAACAAAG GTCACAAATTATCGCAACATAATGCTGGCGAAAAAGGAGCAGGCATAACG AGAGCCTCGCTTCAGATCCTGCCGTGCACGGTGTCCCAGCTGCTCTCAAGCACAAAGGTCGATTCATACGTGGTCGGAGGCCGAGAGGTCAGCCAG GCCTCTATCGTGGGCGTCGTCAGAAGAAGTCAGCCCTTTGAAAATCACATCCAGTACAGGGTGGATGACATGACGGGCCCTCCTGTGGATGTGACGCTGTGGGTGAACACCGAGGCCG CGGATCCTTCGCTGTCGTGTGACGGAAGTCCTGGCACCTACGTTAAGGTTGTGGGAACTTTACGGGGCTCTGAG GTCGGCGGTTCTCCTTGGAAACCTGTACATGACAAATACCCATCATCTCGTTTGTCCACCATTCAGACTGAG GTCCTGCACGTCGTCAGCAAGTGCTGTGGCCATGAGGGTATCAGTTTGGATGACATCAAGACAAAGCTGGATTACCTCAGTCTCCCGACAATCAG GAGATCCCTGGAGTTCCTAATGAAAGAGGGCAACGTCTTCACAACCATTGATGAGCAGCATTTCAAGTCGAGTGGATAA
- the LOC115535784 gene encoding replication protein A 32 kDa subunit-like isoform X1, with product MWDNKGHKLSQHNAGEKGAGITRASLQILPCTVSQLLSSTKVDSYVVGGREVSQASIVGVVRRSQPFENHIQYRVDDMTGPPVDVTLWVNTEAADPSLSCDGSPGTYVKVVGTLRGSEGRRSLTAYNIRCLEDLNEITSHMLEVVQAHMLPSERVGGSPWKPVHDKYPSSRLSTIQTEVLHVVSKCCGHEGISLDDIKTKLDYLSLPTIRRSLEFLMKEGNVFTTIDEQHFKSSG from the exons ATGTGGGATAACAAAG GTCACAAATTATCGCAACATAATGCTGGCGAAAAAGGAGCAGGCATAACG AGAGCCTCGCTTCAGATCCTGCCGTGCACGGTGTCCCAGCTGCTCTCAAGCACAAAGGTCGATTCATACGTGGTCGGAGGCCGAGAGGTCAGCCAG GCCTCTATCGTGGGCGTCGTCAGAAGAAGTCAGCCCTTTGAAAATCACATCCAGTACAGGGTGGATGACATGACGGGCCCTCCTGTGGATGTGACGCTGTGGGTGAACACCGAGGCCG CGGATCCTTCGCTGTCGTGTGACGGAAGTCCTGGCACCTACGTTAAGGTTGTGGGAACTTTACGGGGCTCTGAG GGTCGAAGGTCCCTGACCGCTTACAACATACGCTGTCTTGAGGACCTAAATGAGATCACGTCCCACATGTTGGAAGTGGTTCAAGCCCATATGCTGCCTTCTGAGAGG GTCGGCGGTTCTCCTTGGAAACCTGTACATGACAAATACCCATCATCTCGTTTGTCCACCATTCAGACTGAG GTCCTGCACGTCGTCAGCAAGTGCTGTGGCCATGAGGGTATCAGTTTGGATGACATCAAGACAAAGCTGGATTACCTCAGTCTCCCGACAATCAG GAGATCCCTGGAGTTCCTAATGAAAGAGGGCAACGTCTTCACAACCATTGATGAGCAGCATTTCAAGTCGAGTGGATAA